Below is a genomic region from Spirosoma radiotolerans.
CCGGAGAGACAAAGCTTCAGTTAAACAGGGTCTATTTCAGCCAGGTCGACCTGCCTGTTCGGGCAACCGTTCGGCAGGACACATGCCTAAACACCGTCATTTCAGTTTCTGTACAAAAGCAGCCTGTTGCGCCTAAGCAACCAACTGCGCCTAAACCAATTCGTCCCTGATGGCTACCGTTCGATTTAACACCCAGTTTCCCGGATACGAAATACTGAGTGAATTAGGCCGTAGCAACGCCCGCATTCTCAAGGCCCGCCATCTGGATACGGGTGATCTGGTTGCGATCAAACACTTCGCCCTGAACACGGATCCCGAAACACTTCGTCGATTCCAGCGCGAATCGGCCATTATGACCAGCATTGCCCATCCCAACATCGTCAAGGTACGGGAGGTGCAACTGGAAGCCGAGCTGCCTTACATCGTGATGGAATTGATTGAAGGCGGTAGTGTGTGCGACCTGCTCAAAGCACAGGGTCATCTGGACGTTCCAACTACTACTCGGTTGGGCCTGCAGATGGCGGGGGCTTTCCGGGCCATTCACGCGCAGGGCATCGTTCACCGCGATGTTAAACCCGACAACATACTCTACCGGCCTTTACCGAGTGGTGAACTGCATTTTCTGCTCACCGACTTCGGCGTGGCCCGGCTACATGAGCAGTCAACAACCTTGACGGGCCAGTCGCTGATGACCTATGAATATGCCTCGCCGGAGCAGTTCAACGACCCTAAAAATGTGGGTGTAGCCACCGATTATTATTCGCTGGGCGTCGTGCTCTATGAATGTCTGACGGGCAAAGTGCCCTTTGCTCTAGTCGATCATTCGGGCATTGTTACGTTCATGAACAAGGTGCTTTCTGAAGCCCCGCCCGTCTTAACGGTTAGTGCCAACGGGCAGTCGCTCGGGCCGTTTACACCCTTACTGGAAGGGCTTTTAAAAAAGAAGGCGACTGAGCGATTGAGCGATCCCGACGAATTGACCTGGCTGCTCAAACAAGCAGAGCTTGCGTATTTACAAGCTGGTCGGGCTGGCCGAGTGAATCAGCCAACACCGGCCCCCACGCCCGTTTTAGAACCCCACGTGGTGACGCAGCCGCAACCAGAGCCCCTGAAGCCTAGAGTCGCTTCGACCGTAAAGGAGCCGCATTCGCCCAAAGGCATTGGAACGGCTAAAATCATGGCGTTCCTTGCTTTCGCGCTGCTTATCCTTGCCGGGGTGTATTACATTACCACCAAACCTAATGCCCAATCTACTAATAAAGCAGGCATAGGTAATTCGGCTATAACCGACCAGTCAACCGATAGTGCGACTACAGTAGCAGCGAATGCAAAACCCGACACAGCCGCTATTCGGGCACAGCAACGGGCCGAAGAAGCGCAACGACTGGAGCGGCTCCGGCAGGAAGCGCTGATCGCGGCTAAAAAGATGAAAGTCAAGGCAACCAACTTCAAGGTTGGCCTGTTTGGTGGCATCAAACAACTGCAGCTTCAGTTAAGCAATCCAACGAATTTGAACTTTACCTATGTAGTTGTGCAGGTGAATTATATCAAGGATGGTGGCGGCCTCTACAAAACAGAGACCGTGTATTTCAATCATGTGGAGCCCAATTCATCGCCCATCCAAACGGCTCCGGATAGTGATCGGGGAACGAAGGTTACGTGTAAAGTTTTACGGTACGAGTCGCCGGACATTCCCCAGAATTCAGACTCGCTGGCTACGGCAACCGAGTCGCTAAACTAAGGTATCCATGCCAACTGTCAGTGTAAATACCCATTTCCCAGGCTATGAAATCATTGGTGAGCTGGGGCGTTCCAACGCCCGTGTTCTGAAGGCCCGCCATCTGGAATCAGGCGACCTGGTCGCCATAAAACACTTTACCCTGCACACAGACCCGGAAACGCTTCGGCGGTTTCGGGTCGAATCAGAGATCATGACTGGTATTCGCCACCCGAACGTGGTACGGGTTCGCGACGTACAACTGGATATGCCCCTGCCCTTCATTGTTATGGAATGGGTAGAAGGCGGTAGTTTGCGAACACTTATCGACAAACAGGGGCGATTGACCGTGGCCACAACCATCCGATTGGGGTTACAGATGTCCGAAGCCTTTCATGCCATTCATCCGCAGGGTATTATCCACCGGGATATTAAGCCCGAGAATATTCTGTATCGGCCCTTGCCCAGCGGGGAACTGCATTTTCTCATCACCGACTTTGGCGTGGCCCGCATTCGGGAGCAATCGCAAACTATGACGGGTCAGTCGCTGATGACCTATGAATATGCCTCGCCGGAGCAGTTCGACAACCCCAAAGGCGTTGATGTGGCGACGGATTACTATTCTCTGGGCGTTGTGCTTTATGAATGCCTGGCTGGAAAAGTACCCTTCTCGATGGCCGAAACAGCGGGAATGGCGACCTTCATGAGCCAGGTCTTACACACACCGCCACCGGCGTTATCGCTACCGTCGGGGCAGTACCTGCCTCCTAGCCTGACGACATTGCTGGACTGGACGCTGGTCAAAAATCCGGCCGAACGCCTGAGCGATGTGACAGAGCTGGCATTGCTGCTGGGTCAGGCAAATGTAGAATTGTTGCAGGCCAACCGGTCCGGACAACGTCAGGCACCAGTCGCGCCCCGGTCGCAAACGCTGGTTGCACCCGCGCCTGTACCTGAGCCAGTCAACGCGTATGAATACGAACCAATGGAAGAATCGCCAGCTAATACCACAAACTGGTCGATCATCCTGGCGGCACTGTTTGTCGTGGTATTGGCCGTCTTCGGTGTATTGTATAAAATGCGCCATAAAGAAGCTCCGGCTCAAACCTTGCCTGACTCAACGGTCACCAATACTGATTCGCTGAGTTCGGACGAGATAGCTACGGATTCAACCGCAGCGCCGTTTCAGGAGTCAACCGAAGAAGAGCCGGCAACCGACTCTGTCATCACCAATTCACCGCCTTCGGAGACGACCATAAATACGACGTCGGCTCCGCCAGTCGATTCAACAGCCGTACCCGATTCGAGTAGGCAGTAATATAAATTCCGAACACACTGCGCTGTGTTGTATCTGTACCCACGGGCTTCAGCTCGTATTTCAGTAAGATTCATACACGGGCTTCAGCCCCTGGGTACAACTCACTTAATCAACCCGTAACCCACCCCTGAATGAAATCATTTGACCGTTTGTATTTGCTGAGTGCGTCGATCATGTTGGGGCTGCTGTTCATTCGGCTGTACATCAATCTCCTGCCGACACTCGACCAGGCAAAACAAGCATACACCGCCGGGCAGTCGCTTAACCTGGACAAAGGCGTTAAATCATCCGCCATTCGGCGCTTGCTGACGAGTGGCAATTATTATACCGATAGCCGGGATATTGATTTGGTAGCCGACTCCCTACCCGCCAAACTTGTCCGGAACGGAACCCTCGATAACCTGGGAGCACTAAACAAGCGGACGTTTTCGGTAATGGCTCCGCTAACGTGGCGTAGTCGAATTGGTGGTGCCGACTTCCAAAGCCGACTCCGGTTATCACGCCAGCAGATGGGGTTCGACTCGGTGCTGTACAATCGGGAGCTGACCAACCCAAAAACGTATCCTGCCGTCGTTCAGGTTGGGAGTGGAACGGTGTCGTTTGACGGGCGCGTCAGTCGGGACGATCGCCCCCTGTCGGGTGTACTGGTCCAGCTAAAGCGCCACCCGGCAACGGCCCAGCCCGATACGCTTCCTGATCGTTTCGTTTATGCCCGGACGGATACCGACGGCCGATTCACCTTCGCAGGCCTGAAGTCGGGGGCGGGTTATAGTGTTGTCCCGCTGAAACCAGGATTTGAGTTTGGCAGTCGACGCGGCACCGCTCACTTAACCACCCATCAACACGTTGACTTTACCGCCCGACCACACCAGCTTCGACTAATTGGATCGACGGTTTACGGGCAACTAAAAACGGATCAAGTGCTTACCGTCCGGACACCGGCCTCGTTCACCTGGCTGTTTTGGGGTATTGTGGCGGCCTTCTTTCTGGCGTTTTGGGTGGTCAACGGGGTCTGGTCCATTCGGCGCTTCCACCCTGACCCCTTTTTGTTACCGATAATAATGCTCCTCACGGGCTTATCGGTCTTAACCCTGCTGGCTATTCAGGATCCGTTGCAGGACACACTCTTTGCCGGACAAACGTTACAAGGCGTCATCGTCGGCTTGGCCGGAATGACCATTTTATCCCAGCTTAATGTAGGTCGTTTCTACGCTACCTGGCGCTATGACTGGCTGTTTACTTTACGAAGCCGGTCTTCAGTCCGACGATCGGGCTGGACATGGCTGGTGCTGGCGGCTGGCCTGGCTGCACTGACGTTGCTTGTTGGGTCCGGTCCCGAAGGAAGCGGAGTACGGGTGAACCTGTCACTGCTGGGGTTGACATTTCAGCCAAGTGAGATCACTAAATACCTGTTGCTGTTATTTTTCGCCGGGTTCTTTGCGGCCAATGAACAGCAACTGCGGCAACTTCCTGATTTGCGCTGGCGCTTCGCCGTTAGTTTCGGGGCGCTGGCCGGAGCCGGTTTGCTCATGTTGCTTTACTTACTGCTGGGCGACATGGGCCCGGCGCTGGTGGTGTGTTTTACGTTTCTGCTTTTCTATAGCATTGCCCGGGGGAATCTTCCCCTTACCCTCGCCACAGGTGTTGGCTATGGTATAGCGCTTTGGCTCCTGCCGGGTGCCGTAGCCACGCTACTTTGTTTGCTGGCGGTGATTGGCTACATGTTCTGGAAAGGCGACGCTCGCTCGAAGACAGGCACCGGCTGGATTGCGCTGCTGGCAGAAGCCCCGGTATTGCTGCTGCTGGTGATGGCCATGTTTGCTTTCGGCGATCAATTGCCTTTTGTGGGCGATCGGCTGGCCGACCGGAAAGCCATGTGGCTTAATCCCTGGAATAATGATGTGTATGGGGGCGATCACCTGGCACACGGTTACTGGGCGCTGGCATCCGGCGGCTGGACTGGGCAGGGCCTGGGCAAAGGATTTCCCAACGCCATTCCTGCCGCCCACACCGACATGATTCTGCCCAGCCTGGGCGAAGAGCTGGGTGGTCTGGGCGTCGTTTGCGTGTTCCTGCTGTTTGGCGTATTGCTGCACCGGCTGTTTCTTCATGCCCGTCGGGCGGGCCAGCCGTTTAGCTTTTTCCTGATTGCTGGGATTGCCATTGCCACGGGCGTTCAGTTTTTGATTATCGCGGGCGGCTCAATCGGGTTGCTGCCGCTGACGGGTATCAGTGTACCCTTTTTGAGCTATGGCAAAATCTCGCTTATCATTAACCTGACGGCTATGGGCGCTGCCTTTAGTGTCGCGCATCGACCGGGCGAGGTGGCCCAACGAGAATACCTGTCAACCCATTATGATGTTGTGCTCATGGCAGGCATCACCGGGTTTTTGGCGGGTGTCGTTGTGCTTATTGGTCATTTACTGCCCATCGTAGGCTGGCGGGGTAGTGCCTACATTGTACGTCCGGCCCGAGTGGTAACCCGCAACGGCGATCCCGTTTACAGTTATAACCCGCGTATCGAACGACTTACTCGAGCCCTGGCGGCAGGCACGATTTATGACCGGACGGGTCTGGTGCTGGCATCGAGTTCGCCCGAAACCGTTAGGCAACAAGCAGCCAAACTCCAGCAGAGCGGCCTCAACGCTGACGAGGTCGAAGGGCTAACCAGAAAACGGCAACAACGTTATTACCCCTTCGGCAACCAACTTTTTTTCTGGCTGGGTGACCTTAATACGCAACTCTTTTGGGGGCAAAGCAACGGATATTATGCCGAAGCCGCTCACCTCAGCGAGTTACGGGGCTTCAATAGTCGCCCTCGAAAAACAAACCTCGTCACGACCGACTACCGGGCCGACCGCTTCAGTCCGTCCGTTCGGCAAACGCGTACCTTGTCTGTGTATGATTACAGCGAGCTGGCTCCCGCCCTTCGGGCCGGGCTGGATAGTCGTGAGGTGGCTGAGCGAAAAACCCAAAACCGCGATCTGCGCCTGAGTGTCAATGCGGAACTTCAGGTGGCCATTCAACAGGCACTGGCCACGTCCGACTTCCGCAACCGGCGGGTATCGGTTGTGGTGCTCGATGCGAATTCGGGCGATGTGCTGGCATCGGCGCTACACCCGCTTCCCAACCTGCAAACGCCAGACGTGATGCAGATGGCGGACCGGGATCGCCTAAAATTACCTTACCTGGTGACAGAGCGCGACCTAGGCATGACCTATCCAACCGCCCCTGGATCGACCGCTAAAATACTGACCGCCATGGCGGCTTTCAATAAACTGGGCCCGTCCGCATCCGACGTTAGCTATTCTATTTCGTGTGAGGAAATCATCCGCCGGGGCACCCGCGAATCAGAACCCTGCAATGAATCTGTCGATATGCGGAAAGCCATTGTCCGGTCGAGCAATGTCTATTTTATTCGGACGGCCAACGACCATAAGCTCGACAATGAAATGGCGGATCTGTACCTAGCTACCGGCATGAACATCGACTTCGTAGGCGGCTACTCTTTCTCCGATACGCGCACAGAACCCGAGCGTGAGCTCATTCGAAAACACTGGCGCGATTCTTCTTTTGTCGTCCGGCGAAATCTCTATAACACTATGCAATACCCCAAACGGTACCGCAGTGAGTTCTCGGGGCTGGCCTGGGGACAGGGGCAACTTACCTCGACTCCAGTCGCCCTGGCCCGTATGGCAGGGGCTATTGCCAACAAAGGCGTGCTGCAACCATCGCGGTATGTGCTGGAGCAGGCGGGAAAACCACTACCCATTGGAGCCGGTCAGCGAGTAGCTCGCCAGGCCACTTATGCCGACCAGCTTGAGTCATTCATGATCGATCAGTCGAATCCATCCGAGGGCCGCAGCAAAATCAGTGTAGCCCGTGTAGCAGGCAAAACTGGCACGCCCGAACGCATTGTGCAGGGCATTCGCCGAAACGACGGCTGGTTCGTGTTTTTCGCCCCAACACCCAATGGACAGTCGCATACGGTCGTTAGTGTCCGTATAGAGTTGGGGGAATCATCCGCCGAAGCTGTCCAACTGGCGAACACCGTGGTGGCACCCATCCTGAAACAGCGCGGGTATTTAGGGAGTTTTTGATAGTTCTGTAACGCGGATCGAACGGGCACCCCGATCCTGTCCGCGTTACAGTGAATAAGTTTATAAATTATGAGCCTACTAGACACGATAAAAAACCTGTTCGGCTTTACGCCTACTTCACCAGCGCAGGCAACCAGGCCAGCGGTTCAGGCTTTTGATTTGGAGAAAACGGACAGTCAAGAACCGATCTCAGAACCACCCAAACCCATTTCGCAAGGGCCACCGCCCGCTGGTCAGCGACGGGATCAGATGCTTCACTTCATCGTTGATAAGCTGCGTCCATACCAGAATGAACCCGAGACGGCTCCTATAGGGGTGACCTTGTGCCTTGTTGCGACCAATCCAGAGGAAGAAGCGATTGACCGGGTTGCTTTATGGGCTAGTCAGCCCGGAAAGTTTCAAAAAGAACTCAGCCGACAGCTCGCAGACAATTACATCAAACTACCCAACGACTGGCGTTTCGAGTACGCGTTTTACCAGGCTATACTACCCGAAACGACTTACCGGGAGGGTAATCTGGGGTTGATCGTTCTCGACAAAGCCAAAGCGTCGCAAACTCCTTCGCTGGCTCGGGTAGTAACCTTAACCGGGCAAACTGAACAGACCGACTACGTACTGGACCCTACGCAGAAGACCAGTTTCTGTATTGGTCGGGGACGTTCTTCCCAAACGACAACTGGTCGTATTCGAACAAACGACATCGTTATCCTGAATGACAACGACCCCGGTTTTGATCCGCAACGGGGGGCAGAGAACGGAGCCGTCAGCCGCGCCCACGCCACGATTCGGTACGACACGACCCGACGGCAATATTCGCTCCTTGTCGATGCAGGCGGGTTACCGGCCAGTGGCAACAAAACGAAGATCTTCCACCCGGACAATAGCATTGAACGAGCCGATATTGCCGGGATGGGCTACCCGCTTCAGTCCGGCGACCAGATTGAGTTAGGGGGCGCTGTTACGCTTTTGTTTGAATTGTCCTGATCAATAAGTGTAAGCTAGCGTGGTGTCGGTTACTTATAACCGACACCACGTCCCTATAGTAATCATGTGACACTAACGACAGGATAGCCATAGCCTACTCCATAAATTACTTAACTTACTGCACTAAAATCGACCATTCCTTTATGATGCAACGCCTATTACTACCCTTACTGATCGCCACCATGATTGGCTGTAATTCGAAGAAGAGCGAACAAACAACCACCGCAAACACGGACTTCGCGACCGTTCTGGACGACTATTATGAACAGCGGTTGAAACTGTTTCCCATAGAGGCTACCCAGCAGGGAGACAACCGGTATAATGACCAGCTTCCCAATGATATTTCCCAAGCGTTTCTGGGTCAGACCAAGGCGTTCTATACCAACACCTTAGAAAAGCTGAATTCGTTTGACCGGGAAAAGTTATCCGATGAGGACAAGATTTCTTACGATATCCTCAAACGTGAATTAGCCCTGCAACTGGAACAATACCCATTCCATCAGGAAGAAATACCGTTCAATCAGTTCACCGGGCTAACGCTGAGTTTTGGCCAATTGGGCAGTGGCGAGGGGTCACAACCCTTTAAAACGGTCAAGGATTATGACGACTGGCTAAAGCGTGTTTCCGCCTTTAGTGTCTGGGGCGATACGGCCATCACGGCATTCCGAAAGGGAATAGCGACCGGACGGGTACTCCCCAAGAGCCTGGTTGTCAAAATGATTCCACAAATGACCGATCTGGTCGTGAGTGATCCGACAAAGAGTCTCTTTTATGGCCCGATCAAAAAACTGCCATCAACCTTCAGCGCGGCCGATAAAGACCGGCTGACGGCTGCCTATAAGAAAGCCATCAGCGAGCAAATCGTGCCCACTTACCAAAAGCTGGGAACTTTTTTGACGACCGAATACCTGCCTAAAGCCCGCACGACGTCGGGCATCGATGTACTACCGCAGGGCCCGGAACTATACCGGTATTTGGTCAGAACCTGGACCACCACCAACGACACACCCGATCAAATCTACGCGATTGGGCTGAACGAAGTGGCCCGGATTCGGGGGGAGATGGAAAAGGTGAAAACGCAGGTTGGCTTCAAAGGCACGCTGGACGAATTCTTCACACACCTCAAAACCGACAAGAAATTTTATCCCTACAAACAGCCCAAGGAGGTTCTGGACGCGTTTCATACCATTCTGGCGAGGATTGAGCCGAATTTAAAAAAGCTGTTCATCAACACGCCCAAATCAGAATTCGAGATTCGGCAGACCGAGAAGTTCCGGGAAGCCTCCGCCAGCGCCGAGTACAACCAGGCATTGGCCGATGGCAGTCGGCCGGGGATTTTTTACGTGCCCATCCCAGATGCCACCAACTTCAACGTCACGTCGGGTATGGAATCGCTGTTTTTGCACGAAGCGATTCCAGGGCACCATTACCAGGTATCGCTGCAACAGGAAAACACCAAATTGCCAAAGTTTCGTCGGTTTGCGTGGTATGGCGCCTACGGCGAAGGCTGGGCGTTGTACTGCGAATCGTTGGGCAAAGAACTGGGTATCTACACCGACCCTTATCAGTACATGGGTGCACTGGGCGATGAAATTCACCGGGCGATTCGGCTGGTTGTTGACGTAGGCTTACACACGAAGCACATGACGCGCGAACAGGCCATCAAGTACATGATGGACAACGAACCCATTGCCGAACAGGGCGCTACGGCTGAAATTGAGCGCTACATGGCGATTCCGGGTCAGGCGCTGTCGTACAAAATCGGAGCCCTGAAAATCCGCGAACTGCGCACGAAATACGAAAAGCAGCTTGGCGACAAATTTAGTCTGGCCGCCTTTCACGACGAGTTTCTCAAAGACGGCTGTATGCCACTCGATGTGCTGGAACGCAAGATGGATGCCTGGGCCGAGCGTCAGAAGTAAGGTTTGCCTATGGTTAAGGCTATAGCCGTAGTTTAGAGGGGAATAGTCTCCATGGTTCGTGAGGACACGAACCATGGAGACAGAGACAAACCACGGGTACAGAAATTTTCTATTTCACCACAGAGGCACAAAGGCCACAGAGAGTTGAATTCTCTGTGGCCTTTGTGCCTCTGTGGTGAAACAACTATTTGCAATTAATATCCCTGGTTCTGACCAAACGTAGTCTTGTTGTTATACGTGTCAATTTCCGACTGCGGAACGGGGTACAGCGTCCGGTAGGCAGGCATCGTGATACCGGTTACTTTGATCGCTTCTACAGCCGTTCCTGTACGGATCAGGTCGAACCAACGGTCGTTTTCCAGGGCCAGTTCCAGCCGCCGTTCATTGATGATTGCTGTCCGGAAAGCCTCTTTAGTGGCTAGCTGGGCACCCGTATAATTGGGGACGCCCGCCCGTGCCCGAACCAGGTTCAGCGTTTTGAACGCTTCCCCGTCGGCCTGGTAAGCC
It encodes:
- a CDS encoding FtsW/RodA/SpoVE family cell cycle protein produces the protein MKSFDRLYLLSASIMLGLLFIRLYINLLPTLDQAKQAYTAGQSLNLDKGVKSSAIRRLLTSGNYYTDSRDIDLVADSLPAKLVRNGTLDNLGALNKRTFSVMAPLTWRSRIGGADFQSRLRLSRQQMGFDSVLYNRELTNPKTYPAVVQVGSGTVSFDGRVSRDDRPLSGVLVQLKRHPATAQPDTLPDRFVYARTDTDGRFTFAGLKSGAGYSVVPLKPGFEFGSRRGTAHLTTHQHVDFTARPHQLRLIGSTVYGQLKTDQVLTVRTPASFTWLFWGIVAAFFLAFWVVNGVWSIRRFHPDPFLLPIIMLLTGLSVLTLLAIQDPLQDTLFAGQTLQGVIVGLAGMTILSQLNVGRFYATWRYDWLFTLRSRSSVRRSGWTWLVLAAGLAALTLLVGSGPEGSGVRVNLSLLGLTFQPSEITKYLLLLFFAGFFAANEQQLRQLPDLRWRFAVSFGALAGAGLLMLLYLLLGDMGPALVVCFTFLLFYSIARGNLPLTLATGVGYGIALWLLPGAVATLLCLLAVIGYMFWKGDARSKTGTGWIALLAEAPVLLLLVMAMFAFGDQLPFVGDRLADRKAMWLNPWNNDVYGGDHLAHGYWALASGGWTGQGLGKGFPNAIPAAHTDMILPSLGEELGGLGVVCVFLLFGVLLHRLFLHARRAGQPFSFFLIAGIAIATGVQFLIIAGGSIGLLPLTGISVPFLSYGKISLIINLTAMGAAFSVAHRPGEVAQREYLSTHYDVVLMAGITGFLAGVVVLIGHLLPIVGWRGSAYIVRPARVVTRNGDPVYSYNPRIERLTRALAAGTIYDRTGLVLASSSPETVRQQAAKLQQSGLNADEVEGLTRKRQQRYYPFGNQLFFWLGDLNTQLFWGQSNGYYAEAAHLSELRGFNSRPRKTNLVTTDYRADRFSPSVRQTRTLSVYDYSELAPALRAGLDSREVAERKTQNRDLRLSVNAELQVAIQQALATSDFRNRRVSVVVLDANSGDVLASALHPLPNLQTPDVMQMADRDRLKLPYLVTERDLGMTYPTAPGSTAKILTAMAAFNKLGPSASDVSYSISCEEIIRRGTRESEPCNESVDMRKAIVRSSNVYFIRTANDHKLDNEMADLYLATGMNIDFVGGYSFSDTRTEPERELIRKHWRDSSFVVRRNLYNTMQYPKRYRSEFSGLAWGQGQLTSTPVALARMAGAIANKGVLQPSRYVLEQAGKPLPIGAGQRVARQATYADQLESFMIDQSNPSEGRSKISVARVAGKTGTPERIVQGIRRNDGWFVFFAPTPNGQSHTVVSVRIELGESSAEAVQLANTVVAPILKQRGYLGSF
- a CDS encoding FHA domain-containing protein, whose product is MSLLDTIKNLFGFTPTSPAQATRPAVQAFDLEKTDSQEPISEPPKPISQGPPPAGQRRDQMLHFIVDKLRPYQNEPETAPIGVTLCLVATNPEEEAIDRVALWASQPGKFQKELSRQLADNYIKLPNDWRFEYAFYQAILPETTYREGNLGLIVLDKAKASQTPSLARVVTLTGQTEQTDYVLDPTQKTSFCIGRGRSSQTTTGRIRTNDIVILNDNDPGFDPQRGAENGAVSRAHATIRYDTTRRQYSLLVDAGGLPASGNKTKIFHPDNSIERADIAGMGYPLQSGDQIELGGAVTLLFELS
- a CDS encoding serine/threonine protein kinase, producing MATVRFNTQFPGYEILSELGRSNARILKARHLDTGDLVAIKHFALNTDPETLRRFQRESAIMTSIAHPNIVKVREVQLEAELPYIVMELIEGGSVCDLLKAQGHLDVPTTTRLGLQMAGAFRAIHAQGIVHRDVKPDNILYRPLPSGELHFLLTDFGVARLHEQSTTLTGQSLMTYEYASPEQFNDPKNVGVATDYYSLGVVLYECLTGKVPFALVDHSGIVTFMNKVLSEAPPVLTVSANGQSLGPFTPLLEGLLKKKATERLSDPDELTWLLKQAELAYLQAGRAGRVNQPTPAPTPVLEPHVVTQPQPEPLKPRVASTVKEPHSPKGIGTAKIMAFLAFALLILAGVYYITTKPNAQSTNKAGIGNSAITDQSTDSATTVAANAKPDTAAIRAQQRAEEAQRLERLRQEALIAAKKMKVKATNFKVGLFGGIKQLQLQLSNPTNLNFTYVVVQVNYIKDGGGLYKTETVYFNHVEPNSSPIQTAPDSDRGTKVTCKVLRYESPDIPQNSDSLATATESLN
- a CDS encoding DUF885 domain-containing protein: MMQRLLLPLLIATMIGCNSKKSEQTTTANTDFATVLDDYYEQRLKLFPIEATQQGDNRYNDQLPNDISQAFLGQTKAFYTNTLEKLNSFDREKLSDEDKISYDILKRELALQLEQYPFHQEEIPFNQFTGLTLSFGQLGSGEGSQPFKTVKDYDDWLKRVSAFSVWGDTAITAFRKGIATGRVLPKSLVVKMIPQMTDLVVSDPTKSLFYGPIKKLPSTFSAADKDRLTAAYKKAISEQIVPTYQKLGTFLTTEYLPKARTTSGIDVLPQGPELYRYLVRTWTTTNDTPDQIYAIGLNEVARIRGEMEKVKTQVGFKGTLDEFFTHLKTDKKFYPYKQPKEVLDAFHTILARIEPNLKKLFINTPKSEFEIRQTEKFREASASAEYNQALADGSRPGIFYVPIPDATNFNVTSGMESLFLHEAIPGHHYQVSLQQENTKLPKFRRFAWYGAYGEGWALYCESLGKELGIYTDPYQYMGALGDEIHRAIRLVVDVGLHTKHMTREQAIKYMMDNEPIAEQGATAEIERYMAIPGQALSYKIGALKIRELRTKYEKQLGDKFSLAAFHDEFLKDGCMPLDVLERKMDAWAERQK
- a CDS encoding serine/threonine-protein kinase, which encodes MPTVSVNTHFPGYEIIGELGRSNARVLKARHLESGDLVAIKHFTLHTDPETLRRFRVESEIMTGIRHPNVVRVRDVQLDMPLPFIVMEWVEGGSLRTLIDKQGRLTVATTIRLGLQMSEAFHAIHPQGIIHRDIKPENILYRPLPSGELHFLITDFGVARIREQSQTMTGQSLMTYEYASPEQFDNPKGVDVATDYYSLGVVLYECLAGKVPFSMAETAGMATFMSQVLHTPPPALSLPSGQYLPPSLTTLLDWTLVKNPAERLSDVTELALLLGQANVELLQANRSGQRQAPVAPRSQTLVAPAPVPEPVNAYEYEPMEESPANTTNWSIILAALFVVVLAVFGVLYKMRHKEAPAQTLPDSTVTNTDSLSSDEIATDSTAAPFQESTEEEPATDSVITNSPPSETTINTTSAPPVDSTAVPDSSRQ